Proteins found in one Anopheles aquasalis chromosome 3, idAnoAquaMG_Q_19, whole genome shotgun sequence genomic segment:
- the LOC126577567 gene encoding ATP-dependent DNA helicase Q1-like → MDEVFFTCTDEELSTHEVQINRKLGVITQKIDRLKQQKHQLLKCLETIQNLRIRRQSDQLQQNDWDKESFDWSDSVRKTLSEVFHLKDFRPQQLRTVNALLAGHDVLLLAPTGGGKSLCFQLPALISPGLTVVISPLVSLMEDQVWSLQKLKVAAKLLCSSTERSEANEILRSMGNPSQNTLKLLYVTPERMSKSKRFMSALQKCFSNGQLDLFAIDEVHCCSQWGHDFRPDYKYLGVLKELFPKIPILGVTATATAAVIKDVQKMLRIPNAILFVASFNRPNLYYHVLEKPLSKKDQYELLESLLEKRFHKQSGIVYTFSIKDAEEISEELRERGLKVAPYHANLTAVDRTKIHQHWIANRLQAVVATVAFGMGIDKPDVRFVIHHTLSKSMENFYQETGRAGRDGQPADCILLYHFSDMFRISTMMFSEYTGLQNAYAMVDYCINRTDCRRKLISQHFSEVWGPADCKAMCDRCVNFEHALLPEMNVLPDLKQLVMILENAEKHKTKMTALRLVDAWFHKGPTKLRLDSPPPIIERDVGEQIVAFLILKNYLKVDFVYTPHTTLAYIKPSAPPDDEERLLFRAGKLYSLSNRTGAKLPTRPTKVSFAEVRRSRENDDDDDEDGGDDQEPTAPSKRHKSDVESPSPTVANGFIQEHHESIVIDDDDEKDVIMLDQGVIEIDGD, encoded by the exons ATGGACGAGGTGTTTTTCACCTGCACGGACGAGGAGTTGTCCACGCACGAGGTACAAATCAACCGGAAACTCGGCGTAATCACCCAAAAGATCGACCGGCTTAAGCAACAGAAACACCAGCTGCTTAAGTGCTTAGAAACGATCCAGAATTTACGCATCCGGCGCCAGTCGGACCAACTGCAGCAAAACGATTGGGATAAGGAAAGTTTCGACTGGTCGGACTCGGTGCGGAAAACCCTCTCGGAGGTGTTCCACTTGAAGGACTTTCGGCCACAGCAGCTGCGCACGGTCAACGCTCTACTCGCCGGCCACGACGTACTGCTGCTTGCTCCGACAGGCGGTGGCAAGAGTCTGTGCTTCCAGCTACCAGCCTTGATCAGCCCGGGCCTAACGGTCGTCATATCACCGCTGGTTTCTCTCATGGAAGACCAAGTGTGGTCTCTGCAAAAGCTGAAAGTAGCCGCCAAGCTGCTGTGTAGCAGCACCGAACGATCggaagcgaatgaaatactGCGATCGATGGGCAACCCTTCACAGAATACTTTGAAGCTACTCTACGTAACACCGGAGCGGATGTCCAAAAGCAAACGATTCATGTCAGCGCTACAAAAGTGTTTTAGCAACGGACAACTCGATCTATTCGCGATAG ACGAAGTGCACTGCTGTTCACAGTGGGGTCACGACTTCCGGCCCGATTACAAGTATCTCGGTGTGTTGAAGGAACTGTTCCCCAAGATTCCGATTCTCGGTGTCACGGCAACGGCTACGGCTGCTGTGATCAAAGATGTACAGAAAATGCTACGCATTCCGAACGCAATTCTGTTCGTGGCATCCTTTAACCGTCCCAACCTCTACTATCATGTGCTGGAGAAACCACTCAGCAAGAAAGATCAATACGAGCTGCTGGAGTCACTGCTGGAGAAACGGTTCCACAAGCAGAGCGGTATCGTGTACACGTTCTCGATAAAGGATGCCGAAGAGATAAGTGAGGAGCTGCGAGAAAGGGGCCTCAAGGTGGCACCCTATCACGCCAATCTGACCGCTGTCGATCGGACGAAAATTCATCAACACTGGATCGCCAATCGGTTACAGGCGGTCGTAGCAACCGTTGCCTTTGGAATGGGCATCGATAAGCCGGATGTGCGCTTCGTCATACACCACACGTTGAGCAAAAGTATGGAAAACTTTTATCAGGAAACCGGTCGAGCTGGGCGCGATGGTCAACCGGCGGACTGCATTTTACTGTACCACTTCTCGGACATGTTCCGCATCTCGACGATGATGTTTTCCGAGTACACGGGCCTACAGAATGCTTACGCCATGGTGGACTACTGCATCAACAGAACCGA CTGCCGAAGAAAACTCATCTCACAGCACTTCTCGGAAGTGTGGGGTCCGGCGGACTGCAAAGCGATGTGTGACCGGTGTGTAAACTTCGAACATGCCCTGCTACCGGAGATGAACGTCCTGCCAGACCTGAAGCAGTTAGTgatgattttggaaaatgcggaaaaacacaaaaccaaaatgaCGGCCCTGCGGTTGGTCGATGCGTGGTTCCATAAGGGTCCGACCAAGCTCCGGTTGGACTCACCACCTCCGATTATTGAGCGGGATGTAGGCGAGCAGATTGTAGCGTTCCTGatattgaaaaattatttaaaagtGGACTTTGTGTACACCCCACACACGACACTCGCTTACATTAAGCCAAGTGCACCACCGGATGACGAGGAGAGGCTTCTATTCCGTGCAGGAAAGTTGTACAGTCTGTCCAACCGTACCGGTGCTAAGTTGCCGACCAGGCCTACCAAGGTGTCATTTGCTGAAGTGCGGAGGAGTCGtgaaaacgatgatgatgatgatgaagatggtggAGACGATCAAGAACCAACGGCTCCTAGTAAACGACACAAAAGCGATGTAGAGTCTCCATCGCCTACTGTTGCCAATGGGTTCATCCAGGAGCACCATGAATCCATTGtaatcgatgatgacgatgagaagGACGTCATAATGCTGGATCAGGGTGTAATAGAAATAGACGGTGACTAG
- the LOC126577568 gene encoding uncharacterized protein LOC126577568 — protein sequence MASAREGSSKKAQRPTIGVAIHPNSVTPPGSSGATDGDYKPVYFEEISQIMRGYGDCERPLRESVILVEKIVLQQLRGMTQEAIDHAMSRPNSPTLSRRDFEFIMRNNQLRVARLQQHFRNMAMMKKRLKDIYGDRYSHLGGGSEASDDDSDREAPEKFDEEKTRRLVRADRISQILFGKQYEEFNFARRASFMHRNTEALKGRMRGWLNIPEDVNISPSCLLTLAYLAHETVAILVDYCILTRLNSSNRLVEPYSRVTSSGKSHNMLHLCPEVTQGRGLDGVKPITPQEIHEAMRRHRMMATRRSGNYRNALNFRAPYLAM from the exons ATGGCCAGTGCACGCGAAGGATCCTCGAAAAAGGCGCAACGGCCCACGATCGGTGTGGCGATACATCCCAATTCCGTGACCCCACCGGGCAGTTCCGGAGCCACCGATGGCGACTACAAACCGGTTTACTTTGAAGAAATTTCCCAGATCATGCGCGGGTACGGTGACTGTGAGCGGCCACTACGGGAATCGGTGATCCTGGTGGAGAAAATCGTACTTCAGCAGCTACGCGGCATGACACAGGAAGCGATTGACCACGCCATGTCCCGACCGAACTCGCCCACACTTTCACGCCGCGACTTTGAGTTCATCATGCGCAACAATCAGCTCCGGGTGGCGAGACTCCAGCAGCACTTTCGCAACATGGCCATGATGAAGAAGCGGCTCAAGGACATCTACGGTGATCGGTACTCGCATCTGGGCGGTGGTTCCGAGGCATCGGATGACGATTCGGATCGGGAAGCGCCGGAAAAGTTTGACGAGGAAAAGACACGCCGTCTGGTACGGGCTGACCGCATTTCGCAGATCCTGTTCGGCAAACAGTACGAAGAGTTCAACTTTGCCCGCCGAGCGTCCTTTATGCATCGTAACACAGAAGCGCTAAAAGGTCGAATGCGTGGCTGGTTGAACATTCCGGAGGACGTGAACATTTCGCCCAGCTGTCTGCTAACGCTCGCTTACCTAGCACACGAGACCGTGGCCATTCTGGTCGATTACTGTATCCTTACGCGCCTCAACTCATCGAATCGGCTCGTGGAACCCTACAGTCGGGTCACTTCATCAG GAAAATCTCACAACATGCTGCACCTGTGCCCGGAAGTGACCCAAGGAAGAGGGCTCGATGGCGTGAAACCGATAACACCGCAAGAGATTCACGAAGCGATGCGACGACACCGAATGATGGCAACTAGACGATCCGGTAACTATAGAAACGCGCTCAATTTCCGGGCGCCCTATTTGGCGATGTGA